A window from Listeria seeligeri serovar 1/2b str. SLCC3954 encodes these proteins:
- a CDS encoding aspartate carbamoyltransferase catalytic subunit: protein MKNLLSMEALTVHEIEHLLEQAAQFKRGKKATLNEQAFAVNMFFEPSTRTLTSFEVAEKKLGMELVSFDAASSSMTKGETLYDTLLTMQAVGVNVAVIRHSEENYYEGLEKLDIALVNAGDGCGEHPSQSLLDLFTIKEQFGTFQGLKVAIAGDIRHSRVANSNMKVLKRLGAELYFSGPKEWFDESYLEFGTYLPVDEIVEKVDVMMLLRVQHERHSGKEQFTKEGYHSKFGLTTERAAKLKPDAIIMHPSPVNRDVEIADSLVESGKSRIVTQMTNGVFIRMAILESILKEQEMRAELCTY, encoded by the coding sequence ATGAAAAATTTGTTGTCAATGGAAGCCTTAACCGTCCATGAAATTGAGCATTTATTAGAGCAGGCGGCACAGTTTAAACGAGGAAAAAAAGCAACTTTAAATGAACAAGCATTTGCAGTTAACATGTTTTTTGAACCAAGTACGAGGACGCTCACTAGTTTTGAAGTAGCAGAGAAAAAGCTCGGCATGGAGTTAGTTTCCTTTGATGCAGCAAGTTCTAGCATGACAAAAGGAGAAACATTGTACGATACGCTTCTTACTATGCAGGCAGTTGGAGTTAATGTAGCAGTTATTAGGCACTCGGAAGAGAATTACTACGAAGGACTTGAAAAATTAGACATCGCGCTTGTGAATGCAGGAGATGGTTGCGGGGAACATCCTAGCCAGTCACTACTCGATTTATTCACGATAAAAGAACAATTTGGTACTTTCCAAGGATTGAAAGTGGCGATTGCGGGAGATATTCGCCATAGCCGAGTAGCAAATTCTAATATGAAAGTGCTAAAACGACTTGGCGCAGAACTTTATTTCTCCGGACCAAAAGAATGGTTTGATGAAAGCTACTTAGAGTTCGGAACTTATTTGCCAGTAGATGAAATCGTCGAAAAAGTAGATGTAATGATGCTACTCCGGGTACAACATGAGCGCCATAGTGGCAAAGAGCAATTTACAAAAGAAGGATATCATTCGAAATTCGGCCTAACAACCGAACGAGCGGCAAAATTAAAACCAGATGCAATTATCATGCACCCAAGTCCAGTTAACCGCGATGTGGAAATTGCAGATAGCTTAGTGGAAAGTGGAAAATCACGCATTGTTACGCAAATGACAAATGGCGTTTTTATAAGAATGGCGATACTAGAATCAATTTTGAAAGAACAGGAAATGAGGGCGGAACTATGTACGTATTAA
- a CDS encoding carbamoyl phosphate synthase small subunit encodes MTKRILMLEDGNYFIGEAIGSEKETIGEVVFNTGMTGYQETITDPSYYGQIITFTYPLVGNYGVNRDDFESINPAVKGVVVREAAEYPSNWRNQITLSQFLKEKGIPGIAGIDTRKLTKLIRKEGTLKGILAAETANKEELLHHLRAVRLPVDQVHEVSSAKAFASPGDGRRVVLVDYGVKSSILRELNKRNCYVTVVPYNTTAEEILAMHPDGVMLSNGPGDPKDVPEALEMIRGIQGKLPLFGICLGHQLFALANGADTFKLKFGHRGANHPVKELATGRVDFTAQNHGYAVDKASLVDTDLKVTHIELNDETVEGLAHKEYQAYTVQYHPEANPGPSDVNYLFDEFMEMMNVKEEGELHA; translated from the coding sequence ATGACAAAGCGAATTTTGATGCTAGAAGACGGGAATTACTTCATCGGTGAGGCGATCGGTAGTGAAAAAGAAACAATTGGTGAAGTCGTCTTTAATACGGGAATGACAGGCTATCAAGAGACAATTACGGACCCTTCTTATTACGGTCAAATTATTACTTTTACGTATCCACTAGTTGGGAATTATGGTGTGAACCGAGACGATTTTGAGTCGATTAATCCTGCAGTCAAAGGGGTGGTAGTAAGGGAAGCAGCCGAATATCCATCCAACTGGCGCAATCAAATTACTTTAAGCCAATTTTTGAAAGAAAAAGGGATTCCGGGAATTGCGGGAATTGATACTCGGAAGTTAACCAAATTGATTCGTAAAGAAGGTACGTTAAAAGGAATTTTGGCTGCAGAAACAGCGAATAAAGAAGAATTATTACATCATTTACGTGCTGTTCGCTTACCAGTTGATCAAGTGCATGAAGTATCCTCAGCTAAAGCGTTCGCAAGCCCTGGAGATGGAAGACGGGTTGTGTTAGTAGATTATGGTGTGAAAAGTTCGATTTTACGAGAATTGAATAAAAGGAATTGCTATGTGACGGTGGTTCCTTATAATACAACGGCAGAAGAAATTTTGGCGATGCATCCTGATGGCGTGATGCTTTCAAACGGACCGGGAGACCCGAAAGACGTTCCCGAAGCTTTAGAAATGATTCGCGGTATTCAAGGGAAATTACCATTATTTGGGATTTGCTTAGGACATCAATTATTCGCTCTTGCAAATGGAGCTGATACTTTCAAACTGAAATTTGGCCATCGCGGAGCAAATCATCCAGTGAAAGAACTCGCAACAGGACGGGTTGACTTCACCGCGCAAAATCATGGTTATGCAGTAGACAAAGCTTCACTTGTTGATACAGATTTAAAAGTAACGCATATTGAATTAAATGATGAAACAGTAGAAGGACTTGCACATAAGGAATATCAAGCTTACACAGTCCAATATCATCCAGAAGCAAACCCCGGACCAAGCGATGTAAACTATCTTTTTGATGAGTTTATGGAAATGATGAATGTGAAAGAGGAGGGTGAATTACATGCCTAA
- a CDS encoding STAS domain-containing protein, which yields MTILNHLLQQKETVVEEWLAYYGSLDDPYIFTLENSSRLMEETRLVLENLLNGMTGNQEEMAQFANEFGKAQFITALGISHILFHIHLLEKFILDYVEKSNSVNLNYQELYPFALKLHQIFSNFTQHLIEGYTFATEQTIQQKENQLIKNSTKLIWLAEYVFLLPLIGKITDDRAKQIIETALQEVCTQPLNYLIIDLSGIQLESQNISEYIHQFFSSLRLVGVTPIVTGIRPQLAKMMIHENLTDQKNIQVFPTLRQATKFLMKEKIATM from the coding sequence ATGACTATTTTAAATCATTTGTTACAGCAGAAAGAAACTGTTGTTGAAGAATGGCTAGCATATTACGGTTCATTAGATGATCCTTATATTTTCACGCTCGAAAACAGCAGTCGTCTTATGGAAGAGACACGACTTGTTCTAGAGAATTTACTAAATGGAATGACCGGCAACCAAGAAGAAATGGCTCAGTTTGCAAATGAGTTCGGGAAGGCTCAATTCATTACAGCCCTTGGTATTTCACACATATTATTTCATATACACTTATTAGAAAAGTTTATTCTAGACTATGTAGAAAAATCTAACTCAGTTAATCTGAACTATCAAGAGTTATATCCATTCGCTCTAAAACTGCACCAAATTTTCAGCAATTTTACCCAACATTTAATTGAAGGCTATACTTTTGCAACAGAGCAGACGATACAGCAAAAAGAAAATCAATTAATTAAAAATTCTACTAAATTAATTTGGCTAGCGGAATATGTCTTTCTTTTACCATTAATTGGAAAAATCACAGATGACCGAGCTAAGCAAATTATCGAAACAGCATTACAAGAAGTTTGCACACAACCATTAAATTACTTAATTATTGATTTATCTGGTATTCAACTTGAGTCGCAAAATATTAGTGAGTATATTCATCAATTTTTTTCTTCTTTACGACTCGTCGGCGTGACTCCCATTGTTACAGGAATTAGACCGCAATTAGCAAAAATGATGATTCATGAAAACTTAACAGACCAAAAAAACATCCAGGTATTTCCGACTTTGCGCCAAGCAACTAAATTTTTAATGAAAGAGAAAATTGCCACAATGTAG
- a CDS encoding solute carrier family 23 protein gives MTETTETVTKPVLDIHERPSLNKWIILSIQHLFTMFGSTIFVPSVTGLSPGVALVSSGLGTLAYLGITRGKIPAYLGSSFTFIAPITALLAAKSGGGPGAVMVGTFSVGVVYAIVSLIVYYAGIDWIQKVLPPIVVGPVIMVIGLSLAPSAAAMAMGTNNGDYDLKTLAVALITLLATIIAMMFFKGFMGLIPILFGFTVGYLTSMAFGMVDYTLIKNASFFQIPDFTIPFVNMDPVITVSVVLSMAPLAFVTMAEHMGHQLLLNRITNKNFFKDPGLHRSLLADGTASIIASLIGGPPVTTYGENIGVLAITKVYSVFVIGGAAVFAILFGFIGYINAVITSVPTAVLGGISLLLFGVIATSGLRMMIESRIDLSVNRNMIIASVVLVVGIGGLFIKAGTFELSGMALAAVIGIILNLVLPAEHKSA, from the coding sequence ATGACAGAAACGACAGAAACTGTGACAAAACCAGTATTAGACATACACGAACGACCAAGTTTAAATAAATGGATTATTCTTAGTATCCAGCACCTTTTCACCATGTTTGGCTCCACTATTTTTGTGCCAAGTGTGACAGGGCTAAGTCCAGGAGTTGCGCTTGTATCTAGCGGACTTGGGACGCTTGCTTATCTCGGAATTACTCGCGGTAAAATCCCCGCATATCTAGGTTCGTCCTTTACTTTTATTGCACCAATTACCGCGCTTCTTGCAGCAAAATCTGGTGGAGGTCCTGGTGCGGTTATGGTCGGAACGTTCTCAGTCGGAGTAGTTTACGCGATTGTTTCGCTAATTGTTTATTACGCTGGCATTGATTGGATTCAAAAAGTTTTACCACCGATTGTTGTCGGACCAGTAATTATGGTTATTGGTTTATCGCTTGCTCCAAGTGCCGCTGCAATGGCAATGGGCACAAATAATGGTGACTATGACTTGAAAACGTTAGCTGTAGCTTTAATCACACTCCTTGCAACAATTATCGCAATGATGTTTTTCAAAGGATTCATGGGATTGATCCCGATTTTGTTTGGTTTTACAGTTGGGTACTTAACAAGTATGGCGTTTGGCATGGTTGACTATACACTAATAAAAAATGCTTCTTTCTTCCAAATTCCGGACTTCACGATTCCATTTGTCAATATGGATCCAGTCATTACTGTATCAGTAGTCCTTAGTATGGCGCCGCTTGCTTTCGTAACTATGGCGGAACATATGGGACATCAATTATTACTTAATAGAATTACCAATAAAAATTTCTTTAAAGACCCAGGACTTCATCGCTCACTACTTGCAGACGGTACGGCTTCGATTATTGCATCGCTAATCGGTGGTCCTCCTGTAACGACTTACGGGGAAAACATTGGTGTCTTGGCAATTACAAAAGTATATAGTGTGTTTGTTATCGGAGGCGCGGCAGTTTTTGCTATCCTCTTCGGATTTATCGGTTATATTAATGCTGTTATTACCTCGGTGCCAACCGCTGTTTTAGGCGGGATATCCTTGCTACTCTTCGGGGTTATCGCAACAAGCGGACTTAGAATGATGATTGAAAGCCGAATTGATTTAAGTGTAAATCGCAATATGATTATTGCTTCGGTTGTTCTGGTTGTTGGGATTGGTGGCTTATTTATTAAAGCTGGGACTTTCGAACTTTCTGGAATGGCACTTGCAGCAGTTATCGGGATTATCTTAAACCTAGTTTTACCAGCCGAACATAAATCAGCATAA
- a CDS encoding RluA family pseudouridine synthase, whose protein sequence is MQNEKLIIEESHARERIDKAVAELTGKSRSAIQIMLKSGDITVNGEIAKPNYKVQVGDEIYLEVREPEELEVLAEDIPLDIYFEDKDMLVVNKPEGMVVHPSAGHASGTLVNALLFHCDDLSGINGKIRPGIVHRIDKDTSGLLMVAKNDHAHESLAKQLKDKTSDREYIALVHGDIVHQKGTIEAPIGRAKEDRQKMAVVRDGKEARTHFEVIERLPGYTLINCKLDTGRTHQIRVHLKYIGHPLAGDPKYGPKNTIKGNGQYLHAAKLGFDHPTTNERMTFEAPLPSSFEKALKMLREENL, encoded by the coding sequence ATGCAGAATGAAAAATTAATTATAGAAGAAAGTCATGCTCGTGAACGAATTGATAAGGCGGTTGCCGAACTCACTGGAAAAAGCCGTTCAGCCATTCAAATAATGCTGAAAAGCGGAGATATTACGGTTAATGGGGAAATAGCGAAACCCAATTATAAAGTTCAAGTTGGCGACGAGATTTATCTGGAAGTTCGTGAACCCGAAGAATTAGAAGTGTTGGCTGAAGATATTCCGCTAGATATTTATTTTGAAGATAAAGATATGCTTGTTGTGAATAAGCCAGAAGGAATGGTTGTTCATCCGTCAGCTGGACATGCGAGTGGCACACTTGTCAACGCGCTACTTTTTCACTGTGATGACTTATCCGGAATCAATGGGAAAATTCGCCCGGGAATCGTACACCGGATTGACAAAGATACATCAGGCCTACTAATGGTAGCGAAAAACGACCATGCACATGAATCACTTGCCAAACAATTAAAAGATAAAACGTCCGATAGAGAATACATCGCGCTTGTTCACGGCGATATTGTCCATCAAAAAGGCACAATCGAAGCTCCAATTGGTCGCGCGAAAGAAGACCGTCAAAAAATGGCTGTTGTTCGTGACGGCAAAGAAGCAAGAACCCATTTTGAAGTTATCGAACGGTTACCAGGTTATACGTTGATTAATTGTAAGCTTGATACAGGTCGAACACACCAAATTAGAGTACATCTTAAATACATTGGCCATCCACTTGCAGGAGATCCAAAATACGGACCAAAAAACACAATTAAAGGCAACGGACAATATCTACATGCCGCAAAATTGGGGTTTGACCACCCAACGACAAATGAACGGATGACATTTGAAGCACCACTTCCAAGTTCGTTTGAAAAAGCATTAAAAATGTTACGAGAAGAAAATTTATAA
- the pyrR gene encoding bifunctional pyr operon transcriptional regulator/uracil phosphoribosyltransferase PyrR, whose translation MQKQVVVMDEAAIKRALTRVSYEIIERNKGTKNLALVGIKTRGIYLAQRLHTRILEIEGIDIPVGDIDITLYRDDLSFKDDETREPAVHGTNIPFDINGKKVVLVDDVLYTGRTVRAAMDALMDVGRPAQIHLAVLADRGHRELPIRADYVGKNIPTSGNERVEVRLTDVDHAEDAVIINKNE comes from the coding sequence ATGCAAAAACAAGTAGTAGTCATGGATGAAGCGGCAATAAAACGTGCGCTTACTCGAGTTAGTTATGAAATCATCGAGCGAAATAAAGGCACAAAAAATTTAGCGCTTGTCGGTATTAAAACGCGTGGTATTTACCTAGCGCAACGCTTGCATACGCGCATTCTCGAAATTGAGGGTATTGACATTCCAGTTGGCGATATTGATATCACTCTTTACCGCGATGATCTTTCTTTCAAAGATGACGAAACTCGAGAACCCGCTGTTCATGGGACAAACATTCCATTTGATATTAATGGGAAGAAAGTAGTACTTGTAGATGATGTGCTTTACACTGGGCGAACGGTGCGTGCCGCAATGGATGCGCTTATGGATGTAGGTAGACCAGCACAAATTCATCTAGCTGTTCTTGCAGACCGGGGTCATAGAGAACTACCAATCAGAGCAGATTATGTTGGCAAAAATATACCAACTTCTGGCAATGAACGAGTAGAAGTGCGACTGACGGATGTAGATCATGCAGAAGATGCAGTCATCATTAACAAAAATGAATAA
- a CDS encoding dihydroorotase has protein sequence MYVLKNGQVLNEAGELENKDVLIQNGKVNLIADSIDVTSGEVFDATDKVIAPGFIDVHVHLREPGGEHKETILTGTKAAARGGYTTICSMPNTKPVPDSKEIMESLQAKINETAQVRVLPYASITTSLGTDELVDMEALKEAGAFAFTDDGVGVQLAGTMYEAMKRAAKLDMAIVAHCEDNSLIYGGVVHDGIFAEKAGLKGIPNIAESVQIARDVLLAEAAGCHYHVCHISTKESVRVVRDAKRAGIRVTAEVSPHHLILDEEDIPGNDGNWKMNPPLRSKEDRAALLEGLLDGTIDFIATDHAPHAAEEKNVPMEKAAFGIVGLETAFPLLYTHFVKTNEWTLKQLVDWMTVKPATCFNLPYGKLEEGRVADIVVLDLAKESKIDPATFYSKGKNTPFVGEACIGWPVATFAEGTLVYSEGEIK, from the coding sequence ATGTACGTATTAAAAAATGGACAAGTACTAAATGAAGCAGGAGAGCTAGAAAACAAAGATGTACTAATTCAAAATGGTAAAGTGAACTTAATCGCCGACTCAATTGATGTGACAAGCGGTGAGGTTTTTGATGCAACGGATAAAGTCATTGCACCAGGTTTTATTGATGTGCATGTGCATCTTCGTGAGCCAGGCGGAGAACATAAGGAAACCATTTTGACCGGAACAAAAGCAGCTGCACGTGGTGGATATACAACTATTTGTTCCATGCCAAATACGAAACCAGTTCCAGATTCAAAAGAAATAATGGAGAGTTTACAGGCGAAAATTAACGAAACAGCGCAAGTTCGCGTTTTACCATATGCATCTATTACGACCAGTCTTGGAACAGACGAACTAGTCGACATGGAAGCTTTGAAAGAAGCAGGAGCATTTGCTTTTACTGATGATGGTGTTGGCGTGCAACTAGCTGGCACTATGTATGAAGCGATGAAACGGGCCGCAAAATTGGATATGGCAATAGTGGCACACTGTGAAGACAATTCGCTTATCTACGGTGGCGTTGTCCATGATGGTATTTTTGCTGAAAAAGCAGGACTAAAAGGAATTCCTAATATTGCGGAGTCGGTTCAAATTGCTCGCGATGTCTTGCTGGCTGAAGCGGCTGGCTGTCACTACCACGTCTGCCATATTTCGACCAAAGAATCCGTTCGCGTCGTGCGAGATGCCAAACGTGCCGGAATCCGAGTAACCGCAGAAGTTTCGCCACATCACTTGATCCTTGATGAAGAAGATATTCCTGGAAATGATGGGAACTGGAAAATGAATCCGCCACTAAGAAGTAAAGAAGATCGTGCGGCGCTTCTAGAAGGTTTACTAGATGGAACGATTGATTTTATCGCAACCGACCATGCACCACATGCTGCTGAAGAAAAGAATGTCCCAATGGAGAAAGCCGCATTTGGCATCGTTGGCTTAGAAACAGCTTTCCCATTACTTTATACACATTTTGTCAAAACAAACGAATGGACGTTGAAACAACTTGTCGATTGGATGACCGTAAAACCAGCAACGTGCTTTAACCTTCCATACGGCAAACTTGAAGAAGGCAGAGTAGCAGACATTGTAGTTCTTGATTTAGCAAAAGAAAGCAAAATCGACCCAGCTACTTTTTATTCAAAAGGTAAAAATACACCATTTGTAGGAGAAGCATGTATCGGCTGGCCGGTAGCGACTTTTGCAGAAGGGACACTGGTTTACTCAGAGGGGGAAATAAAATGA
- the lspA gene encoding signal peptidase II gives MYYYLITLAVIALDQLTKWIVVQNMEIGQKIEVIPGFLYWTSYRNNGAAWSILEGHMWFFYLITVIVIGIIIYIMQKYAKGKRLFSISLAFILGGAIGNFIDRVLHQEVVDFVQTVWGNYYFPIFNVADASLSVGVVLMLVYVFVDDRKTKGIK, from the coding sequence ATGTATTATTATCTAATCACCCTAGCCGTTATTGCGCTAGATCAATTGACTAAATGGATCGTTGTTCAAAACATGGAAATCGGCCAGAAAATAGAAGTTATTCCTGGATTCTTATACTGGACAAGTTACCGTAATAACGGAGCAGCTTGGAGTATTTTAGAAGGGCATATGTGGTTTTTCTATCTTATTACCGTTATTGTTATTGGAATCATTATTTATATTATGCAAAAATATGCCAAAGGGAAACGACTATTTTCCATTAGTTTAGCGTTTATTTTAGGCGGTGCGATTGGTAATTTTATTGACCGAGTATTGCATCAAGAAGTAGTAGATTTTGTACAAACCGTATGGGGGAACTATTATTTCCCTATTTTTAATGTGGCAGATGCCTCGCTTTCAGTTGGTGTCGTACTAATGCTCGTGTATGTTTTTGTAGACGACCGCAAAACGAAAGGAATTAAATAA
- the carB gene encoding carbamoyl-phosphate synthase large subunit, producing the protein MPKRDDIKTILVIGSGPIVIGQAAEFDYAGTQACLSLREEGYRVVLVNSNPATIMTDAEMADKVYIEPITLDFVSRIIRKERPDAILPTLGGQTGLNMAMELSAAGILDECNVEVLGTDLTAIKKAEDREAFRDLMNELGEPVPESDIIHNLDEAYTFVERIGYPVIVRPAYTLGGSGGGICHNEKELIETVTSGLKLSPVTQCLLEKSIAGFKEVEYEVMRDANNNAMVVCNMENIDPVGIHTGDSIVVAPSQTLSDREYQLLRDVSLKIIRALEIEGGCNVQLALDPDSYNYYVIEVNPRVSRSSALASKATGYPIAKLAAKIAVGLTLDEVRNPVTGTTFAHFEPALDYVVAKIPRFAFDKFEQADRRLGTQMKATGEVMAIGRSWEEALLKAVRSLEIGADHLLLEEAENADAETLERKICFPEDDRLFFLATALRRGQTIEQLHEKTKIDLFFLYKLSKTIELETRVKESPNNPEVLAEAKRAGFSDSFLATCWKTSEQEIYDLRKAQNLFPVYKMVDTCAAEFESTTPYFYSTYEEENESTRSAKESVIVLGSGPIRIGQGVEFDYATVHSVWAIQQAGYEAIIINNNPETVSTDFSISDKLYFEPLTLEDVMHVIEIEQPLGVVVQFGGQTAINLADGLSKRGVKILGTSLEDTDRAENRDAFEKALEILQIPQPAGKTATSVEEAIKVATNIGYPVLVRPSYVLGGRAMEIVESEEALKHYMTNAVKVNPKHPVLVDRYVSGQEVEVDAISDGENVLIPGIMEHIERAGVHSGDSIAVYPAQRLSENVKNTIVDYTTRLATGLNIIGMLNIQYVVDGEEVFVIEVNPRSSRTAPFLSKITEIPMANVATKVILGEKLIDLGYTPGLAPEKQEIFVKVPVFSFAKLRSVDTSLGPEMKSTGEVMGKDITLEKALYKGFVASGTTMHDYGTVLLTVADRDKQEAVELAKRFNRIGFTIMATKGTASTLEQAEIPVSQVKKIGENQETLIDYIRNGQVTLVVNTLTTGKRPERDGFQIRRESVENGIPVCTSLDTAEAILRVLESRSFELEAMNTSIVKQPKARV; encoded by the coding sequence ATGCCTAAACGTGATGATATAAAAACCATTCTTGTCATCGGTTCTGGTCCGATTGTCATTGGCCAAGCCGCAGAATTTGATTACGCTGGAACACAAGCTTGCCTTAGTTTAAGAGAAGAAGGGTACCGAGTGGTGCTAGTTAACTCCAACCCAGCAACGATTATGACAGATGCAGAAATGGCTGACAAAGTTTATATCGAGCCAATTACACTTGATTTTGTATCACGCATTATTCGGAAAGAACGTCCAGATGCGATTTTACCAACTCTTGGCGGCCAAACTGGATTAAACATGGCGATGGAACTTTCCGCAGCGGGAATTTTGGATGAATGTAATGTCGAAGTACTTGGAACAGATTTAACGGCGATTAAAAAAGCAGAGGACCGGGAAGCATTCCGTGACTTGATGAATGAGCTTGGTGAGCCAGTTCCAGAAAGTGATATTATTCATAATTTAGACGAAGCATATACCTTTGTAGAACGAATTGGTTATCCAGTAATCGTGCGTCCAGCCTATACTCTTGGCGGATCAGGCGGCGGAATTTGCCATAATGAAAAAGAACTAATTGAAACGGTAACAAGCGGTTTAAAACTTAGCCCAGTGACACAGTGTCTACTTGAAAAAAGTATCGCAGGTTTTAAAGAAGTGGAATATGAAGTGATGCGCGATGCAAACAATAATGCCATGGTTGTTTGTAACATGGAAAATATTGACCCAGTTGGAATACATACGGGAGATTCCATTGTTGTCGCACCAAGCCAAACGCTTTCTGACCGCGAATACCAACTACTTCGTGATGTATCATTAAAAATCATTCGCGCACTGGAAATTGAAGGTGGCTGTAACGTTCAATTAGCACTAGATCCAGATAGTTACAACTACTACGTTATCGAAGTAAACCCACGTGTGAGCCGTTCTTCTGCGCTAGCATCGAAAGCAACGGGGTATCCAATCGCCAAATTAGCAGCTAAAATCGCTGTTGGACTTACACTTGATGAAGTTAGAAACCCAGTAACAGGAACAACTTTCGCTCACTTTGAGCCAGCGCTTGATTATGTCGTTGCAAAGATTCCACGCTTTGCTTTTGATAAATTCGAACAAGCAGATCGCCGTCTCGGAACACAAATGAAAGCAACTGGTGAAGTCATGGCGATTGGCCGCTCATGGGAAGAAGCACTTTTAAAAGCTGTTCGTTCACTTGAAATTGGTGCGGATCATTTGTTACTTGAAGAAGCTGAAAATGCAGATGCGGAAACATTAGAACGCAAAATTTGCTTCCCAGAAGATGATCGCTTATTTTTCTTAGCAACTGCACTACGTCGTGGTCAAACAATCGAGCAACTCCACGAAAAAACTAAAATTGATTTGTTCTTCTTATATAAATTAAGTAAAACAATTGAATTAGAAACACGTGTAAAAGAAAGTCCAAACAATCCGGAAGTGCTTGCGGAGGCCAAACGAGCAGGTTTTTCTGACTCTTTCCTGGCAACTTGTTGGAAAACGTCAGAGCAAGAAATATACGATTTACGAAAAGCGCAAAATCTTTTCCCGGTATACAAAATGGTGGATACTTGTGCAGCTGAATTTGAATCCACTACGCCATATTTCTACAGTACTTATGAAGAGGAAAATGAGTCTACTCGCTCGGCAAAAGAGAGTGTCATTGTACTTGGATCTGGACCGATTCGGATTGGACAAGGGGTCGAATTTGACTATGCGACGGTACACTCTGTTTGGGCAATTCAACAAGCCGGGTACGAAGCAATTATTATCAATAACAATCCAGAAACTGTATCGACGGACTTTAGTATATCGGATAAGCTTTACTTCGAACCATTGACACTAGAAGATGTGATGCATGTTATTGAAATCGAGCAACCACTAGGCGTTGTCGTCCAATTTGGTGGTCAAACCGCAATCAACTTAGCAGATGGTTTATCAAAACGTGGAGTGAAAATTCTAGGAACAAGTTTAGAGGATACCGATCGTGCGGAAAACCGTGATGCCTTTGAAAAAGCGTTAGAAATCTTACAAATCCCTCAACCAGCTGGAAAAACAGCCACGTCGGTTGAAGAAGCAATTAAAGTAGCAACTAACATTGGCTATCCTGTTCTAGTTCGCCCATCTTACGTACTCGGTGGACGGGCAATGGAAATCGTGGAATCAGAAGAAGCATTAAAACATTATATGACAAATGCGGTAAAAGTAAATCCAAAACACCCCGTTTTAGTCGATCGTTATGTTAGCGGACAAGAAGTAGAAGTGGACGCAATTAGTGACGGCGAGAATGTGCTTATACCAGGAATTATGGAACATATCGAACGTGCCGGAGTCCATTCCGGTGACTCAATTGCCGTTTACCCAGCGCAACGATTAAGCGAAAATGTAAAAAATACGATTGTTGATTATACGACAAGACTTGCAACCGGACTAAATATTATCGGCATGCTGAATATCCAATATGTTGTGGACGGCGAAGAAGTATTCGTCATCGAAGTGAATCCGCGTTCAAGCCGGACAGCACCATTTTTAAGTAAAATTACGGAAATTCCGATGGCCAATGTAGCGACCAAAGTCATCCTTGGTGAAAAATTAATTGACCTTGGTTATACACCAGGACTTGCGCCAGAAAAACAAGAAATTTTTGTCAAAGTGCCGGTGTTCTCATTCGCGAAATTGCGTAGTGTGGATACGTCGCTTGGGCCTGAAATGAAGTCAACAGGGGAAGTCATGGGGAAAGATATCACGCTTGAAAAAGCACTGTATAAAGGTTTTGTAGCAAGCGGGACAACGATGCATGACTACGGAACAGTACTCCTAACTGTGGCTGACCGCGACAAACAAGAAGCAGTGGAACTAGCAAAACGATTTAACCGAATTGGCTTCACAATCATGGCGACAAAAGGAACCGCCAGCACATTAGAACAAGCGGAAATTCCAGTATCGCAAGTGAAAAAAATTGGAGAAAACCAAGAAACGCTTATCGACTATATCCGAAATGGCCAAGTGACGCTCGTCGTTAATACACTAACAACAGGTAAACGTCCAGAACGCGATGGTTTCCAAATTCGCCGGGAATCAGTCGAAAATGGCATCCCAGTTTGTACATCGCTTGATACCGCAGAAGCAATTTTGCGAGTGTTAGAATCACGCTCCTTTGAACTAGAAGCAATGAATACAAGTATCGTAAAACAACCAAAAGCACGAGTTTAA